The genome window actcccatagtaggaaaaaatacaatggttatCAAAAGTGCATCAGAACTGCtgccctacattcttcaaaatgtcttcttctgtgttcaacaaaacaatataaagtCTTCTTTCCtactttgggagtcaatggggggcgagATCTGTTTTGGcttccaagtatctttctctggtaagtaaatgatgacattttttcattttcatttttggttgaactatccctttaagttacaAAGTGCTCTTATATCATTCACCAAAGTCCACAAGTATTTCTACTAATCTACTCAGTGTATCTTTATTGTACAGTCCCTGCCTTTGCTTAGGGGACCAAAGTTCCTGccaaaatgaaacaataacttAAAGTAATAACACAAGACAATTACTATTGCTATTATAAACCACATAATAAATGAATTTACCCATGTAACACATTGCACGTTTTTGTCCTTTTGTTTCATTGGGCTCATATGCAGTAACGTTGTTTTATTTGAGATTATGGCTACATTTTTGAGGTTGTTCATTTAGTGCTGGCGCCTTCTTGTTTTGTCAAACATATGAAAGTAGTTGTTTCAGGTAAAGCAAACGGAATTGCTTCTTTCATACTATAACTCTCGGAGACCTCACTTTAATGGAGCCTGAGTAAACATGACAGGAGCCTGAAAACAGGTTTGCCGTAAACAACCGCATCCACCCTCATGGAGATGAGCTGTGAAAGTTGCATTTACCCACTCTGTCAGTGTTCATCTGAATAAATTACACAGCTCGGTACAGTCCAAGggcaatgcattaaaatgtaccAGCTCTGCTGACAGCACATGCGCATTTATTTCCTCATAGGGCCAGAGGAAGACTGTGGATGAAGACTGCAATTGTGGTGCACGGCGGAGCGTGGGCTATACCGGACGCATTAGCCGAAGCGTCGGTGGCTGGAGTCAAGTCTGCCGTGTGGACAGGCCATGCTGTCCTTGAGAATGGAGGCAGCGCTCTCGACGCTGTGGAAAAAGCTGTTAGGTGTTTGGAAGACGACCCTGTGTTTGATGCAGGTTCGTTTTGCTCATAAATAGGCCCAGATGTCATCTACAGACATTTTCTGTGCTGATTTGAGGGGACATCAGGGAaattgtgtaataaataaatttaccAAGGTATTAAAAGCATGCTTGAATGGAGCGGAAGCTGAATCAGACTAGGcaaaatatgtaataaacaaCCAAGAGAGAGGAAATGTGTAGAACCTAGAGAATAAGTCTACGTTACCTATGCGACAACAAAGACATATGGGCATATACTgcataatataatgtaataattaattcatattGGAACCAAAtacttgtatttttttatatatgaaagCTGCTGCTTCCTTATCTAGGCTATTATTTAACATAATGTAATCTTGTAATATAGTAGCAATGTATTGTTCTATATATTTTCAAGTATTATTCAATGATTTATAatcacacactgtaaaaaaatattttgccaaTTAGTTGTTTCAacgtatatttttaagttgacaCAACTTGCACTATCTATGTTTGTTCACTCAACTATTAAGTTTTGATTGTCTCAAAGAGTTTATAAATTCACCCAATAGAGTGTTCGTTGTCTCAACTTAAAAACATTGGTTGAGACAACGTAGTATCCAAATTATGCATTAGCATCATTTTGCAGAGCATAGCAGACCGAAGACCATGTCAATACCAATATGTTTAAACTTTACTCTTCTCAAATGTggttaatataaagtaaaatatattttctttgcgtAAGGGCAGAAATGGATACCAAAACCATTCTGTTAAACCAAACAGAGATGCAGAGTGGAGATGCTATGCTATTCGAACTGTACTCAATTTCGTCCTTGAACTTTTTTGTAGAATACCAATGACGAACACTCTTCTTGTAAACAGAGAAAGTGCACATTCAGTGTTTTGTCTGAGACTTCATCTAGGCTCCATATGGGAAAGTATTTCGGCACACCCCCTGACACTTTGTTAATGATCATCTAGAGAGTAAGGTGAGAGGTTCTCAAATCATGATCAGATTACACAAAGGAAAGCAGGAGCAAAACAAGACACTTCATTAACACACCCGGCCTGTCGGTGTCAATCTCATTTGTGATGGCTAACTGCCACCATAAGTGAAACGGCTGATCCTTTTCATATCCGAACTGCACTTTCAGCAGCTCATCAGAGGATCATTTGAAACACTGGGGTAGCCGGAGGCGAAGACTGATCAATAGATGACTAATACAATCCTGTTGAGAGTGCTAAGAGGTAGACATCAGAGTTGATAACAGTCATGAGTATGTCAGGGAAACAGGCTGCTGGTGTGGGCTTCCATGACAGAGATACTGTAAGGACGAGAGATTTGTGATGTTGGATTACTCCTGCGTTGTGTTTCTTCCTATAGTGTATCAAGCTTTAATGTCTTCTGACTTTTAACAATGCACACTTTAGTTGATGCCATTTGTCGTTTGTCAGTATTGTAAAggacattttttgttaaaggggtcatatagtGCAAATGCATGTCTTAAATGTGATAAAAGTTGCCTgtacatgtattagacatgtaaagtGTCTAAACAAAAGATACATTCTATCAAAAACGAATGCTCAACCatacctgcctgaaacaccttgtgtaaccacacccccacaaatctacgtcagttagtggtttgatttgactaagacggcccaaatgtatacgcaagtaaggtgagcgtacctgtcagtacaattgcttttgaaccttatgttccaaatatgttaagaagcgttacatttccgtcacacaattggagtattcgaccaatcacttcCCACCGGTTAactagccaatcatagcacacctttcTTTTCATAGCGATGAGCTccgtaaaaaatctgcgcgtttcagagagtcgggcaaagaggagatacaaaagCACATTACAtcgttttttaactttaaatcgtgtatacgcattgcattacatctaaaacaagcTATAATATTTGTCTTTATCGTTGTTTTGTACTGTTTGTCCTTATGTCTATCTGTATTTGTattaatcttttaatgtttgtaGGGATCTGGTTCAGTAGAGCAGGCATCTTTGCAGATATTTGGAGATTCAGATTTAGATTGTAAAAGCTTTCTTGACTTGTGTAGGTCATGGAGCAGTACTAAATACTGATGGAGAAGTGGAGCTGGACAGTATTATCATGGATGGGAAGACACTTGCCACTGGAGCCATTTCGTCTGTGAGAAACATAGCTAACCCTGTTAGTCTGGCACGTGCTGTGATGGAAAAGGTATATGTCaatttttacattgtaaataCAGTTATTGTTGTAAATCTTAATTCACTAATTGTCAGCATACAAACAATACATTATCACTGTAAAAATGGAAAATTTCTATAAGTGAAAGTCACAGTCAATTCGCAAGGGAATGAGAGACCGGAGATTATTATCTGCTGTATCAGGAGAGGCCGTTGTGGGGATATCTCTGAAGATTTAATGTAAAAGCCGACTGGAAATGGCCTAATTTTGTTCCTCTTTTCTTGGCACAGATTAAATGGTGCTGACTTCAAAGGTGAGGAGATATATCGCACCTCTGTGGGTTCAGGTTTTTCTTTGCCTACACAGCTTTACCTTGCAATTTCTTCAGCAGTTTTGTGATGACAGACTCAAAGGGAAATGAATGCTGGCTGATTTTCAGATTGATTTCAATCTGTGCTCTTTGTAATGGCACAGATAGAGCTGAGATGCAGTGCTTTATCTCCCCGCGCAGTTCCTAAAAGTCTATAATCATAAAATTAGGagtctgtttttttctattcatacttttatttatatagtatttTATACACAAGAGGGAGAGTTGAATTTGACACATTTTACACTGAGGCACTGGAAGGAAAGGTACAGCACAAGTACTTGCAGTACAACATTATTATCAGGTTTAATGGTAAAGAATCTGCTTCTGCAACCACGTTGTCATCTTGTAGAACTTGCGCTATCTTTAAAAGAATGAGAAACTTACAACAAAAGAGCAATTACTTTAGACTGACAACATGTCATTTTCTCATATTCATTGTGCAGTACAGTACATTCAAGAACCCAAGAGAagcatatttgttttaaacaaatatatataattgatttattcacttgcattaaatgtatatatttctgTTTAACATACGTatgatgtttaaaaagtaatgcTACAAATAGTTAAGAAAAGTGAAGTTAGCTTTGGAAAGGTCCATCATCTGCAAACGCATGATAGCAATACATTTGATATTTTGCGTCTAatgcattcatgcatttttaagtGTGGGATTAAATACCCAAATACTTGAACGCTCAACGACTCCCTTTCACTTTGAATACACCGAGTTCACCTTGCAAGCGGGTGGACACTGAGGAAACAAAACCCCTGGAAAACATGAGAATTGATTTGCTTCAGCACCTGTCTTGACTGCCCCAAAAGACCTTGGCCTTACAGTAGATTGGCAGATCTCTTTAATAGTCAGTATTAAAAATTCATCAGGTCTTGATCAATGCTGCGATCAGGATTCACTGACCTCATGCTCTGCCTTGTGCTTCTAAAATGCACAGCATTTGACaaagaaaaatcacattaataaccactttaatatttaaaacttaCCAAACCAGAGTTATGGTCTAATCTAGTGTGATGTTTTGCAgagatttatacagatattacattgtattataaaaGACATTATACACACTTCCATGTGTTGATGTTCAAACTGAATATTAAATTTAAGTTGTATGTTCTATACCCtaatttttctcttttgtattttatgtttgttgatAATTAACTAGTTAATACCAAGAACCAAGATGCAGCAAATGCACATGTACAGAACCAGTAATACAATACATTCAACCATTTTGCACATCTATTGTAAAATTTACAGATTTacaaagttttgtttatgtgttttgaCAAACTGATGACATATATCGCAAAATCATGGTATCAATTCTAAATAATTATTCTAAGGTTACTGTGAATCAACGTAAGGTAAGAAGGTTTTGAACACTGATTCTATATTTACTTCCTCAATACCTGATTTTTGTGTATTGTAAACCAATACAAAGTATAGATCTGAAGGGTGATTTTAATTTGTATCATCTGCATTAAAGCACATCTGTATTTACTGTACTATTTAACCcaaattttagttttaaataatacattactgCTTTTTAAGTTGTGGAACACCAGTTTAAATCAGAAGTGTCTCCTGTGAAAGGGAAGAGTGTCTCGTGGTGCTGTCATCTTATTGGCATCTTGAATTGttcagtcatttttttttatgttgtcttGCTTTAAACGAAACATTATTTAATCTGCGCAAGGGCCCAAGCGGGCTCCTTGACTCATTTCCAAGTTTTTACCTCATTGAGCTATGGTTCTACCTCTGTGCACAGTAAATTTTGTCCAGATAAGATTATTCATGGCAGACAAGTATAATTTACTGTATGCACAGGTATCATTACATTAAGATGCCAGATAAGCTTTATATTTAAcactacagtacacacacacaagaaatgATCTCTTCATGTTGAAGCTTTCAGAGGGCTAAtatgtctttttaaatgttttttaaatcagacAGATCATGTCATGTTGACGGATAGAGGGGCAAACATGTTTGCTGAACGCATTGGTTTCCCAGCAGTTCATGATTTGGTTACAGAGAGGGAGCGTGAGGAATGGGAACACTACAAGAAGTATGCAGTTGGCGTCAAAGAGCTCTTCAATTTACAATGGTGGGTAATTTAACGGTTGTTGTTGGACTGTGCCGTTTGTCGGCCTTCATTTTTTGTGTGGTTTACAATGTTTTCCATTTGCCAGTTCCCACACACGGTTGATCTGGAGGCTGATCTTGACCTTCCATTTAGATTAAATTGACAACAGCATCTTGAGCAATCCCACAAACCCTTCATAAAGtgcttttttttatgtttttatgtcgTGTTTTGGAAGTAATGGTCTTTTAAAAGGGTCATATTGGAGAAATTGAATTTCCTTTTATCTGAGAgtgctttaaaaacatactgtaacatTTATGACtcaaccattaaaaccattatgaGTGGAcgaaatcaaacaaatgtaacaaaacatgaatatacaatattttttttattgttgtaagttatctttcatttgtcttttttaccTTTATACCAGTGACTTTCAACTATAGCTGCATATTTTTTTACGTTCGGAGTAATGTGGTTGTAGCACAGcagaacacatacaca of Triplophysa dalaica isolate WHDGS20190420 chromosome 11, ASM1584641v1, whole genome shotgun sequence contains these proteins:
- the si:dkey-103j14.5 gene encoding isoaspartyl peptidase/L-asparaginase translates to MKTAIVVHGGAWAIPDALAEASVAGVKSAVWTGHAVLENGGSALDAVEKAVRCLEDDPVFDAGHGAVLNTDGEVELDSIIMDGKTLATGAISSVRNIANPVSLARAVMEKTDHVMLTDRGANMFAERIGFPAVHDLVTEREREEWEHYKKYAVGVKELFNLQCAHDTVGAVALDSLGNVACATSTGGIRNKMVGRVGDSPVIGSGGYADNRSGAVSCTGHGESILKVTLARLILFHMEQGKSATVAADTSLQYMRERVQGGGGAIVVSPTGDWAARFTTPRMAWASINGDILFYGLNPGEEFKETK